DNA from Kitasatospora acidiphila:
GGTAGAGCCACGGCAGTGCCGATTGGCGGTCGGCGGACAGGATCTCAGGATGGTGCAACGCCCGTAGAAAGGTCTCCTGCGTGAGGTCCTCGGCCAGCTGCGGATCCCCGAACGTTCGCTTGGCGAGGTAGGACAGGACCGCAGTGCGGTGCATGGCGCTCAGCCTGCGGAACTGGACCTCGGACATCCGGCCATGGTCGGTCGGGGAGTCGTTCACCGGAGTCGGCCCGCTCGTAATGAGCGTTCTCATGCGCATCCTTGCGAGTTCGATGAGGGACAGCTGTGCCGGTCGGGCCGACCATCGAAGTTTGCAGGGATGGAAAGAAGGGAACATCCGCCGACTAAGCACGTTTGGACAGCCCGTCGGCGGGCGGGTTGGGACGCGTAGTCAGCGGTCCGACTCGAAACCGGTCACGGTGGCAGCGCTACTCAAGACCGACGGATGACAAACAGGGGAACGCCACTCCCGGTCGGCGTGAGCCGAGCGTTGCAGCACGTGTCGACCTCCCTCGGGCGAGCCCCTGACCTGCAGATATGTGGCAGACGGCGGATATCTCACACGCGAAGGCGGCTGAAACGGGCGGCTGAATCCCGTTGAGTGCGGCGGGGCGGCTCTCCGCCGGGATGCTGCCCCCGCTGTCGGCGGCAGGCACAGGCCCGCGAGCCGGCCCTCGTAGCGGTTTCCGATCTTGTCGGCAATGCCTCCGGACGGTGGCATGCGAGGGCCGCGGCTCTCTCGGTCGGTGAGGCGCCCACAACCCCGGCTGCCTGCTCCGGATCGGTGAGGACGTGTCGTCAGGGCAGTCGCCAGTCCACGGGCTGCGCGCCCTGCTTGACCAGCAGGTCGTTCGCCCGGCTGAACGGCCGGGAGCCGAAGAACCCGCGGTGAGGGGACATCGGGCTCGGCTGAGCCGACTCGATCGCCGGCACCTGCCCGAGCAGCGGGCGCAGGTTGCGAGCGTCGCGGCCCCAGAGGATCGCCACCAGCGGGCCGCCCCGGGCGCACCAGAGCGCGGATCGCCTGCTCGGTGACCTCCTCCCAACCCTTGCCCCGGTGCGCTGTCGGCTTGCCGGGCGTGGTGGTGAGCAGCAGCACCCCCTGCGGGGTCCAGGGGGTGAGGTCACCGTTGCTGGGCGGCGGACACCCGAGGTCCTGGCCCATCTCCCGGTAGATGTTGACCAGCCTGCCAGGAAGGTTCCGCACCTGCGGGTCGACCGCGAGGCTCAAACCAATCGCCATCCCCGGAGTGGGTACGGATCCTGACCAACCAGCAGGACCCGCACCTCGTCGAACGGCTGCTGGAACGCCCGCAGAATATTCGCCCCGACAGGCAGGTACGTCCGCCCCGCGGCAACCTCCGCACGCACTATCCGGATCCACCTGCGGCTGGCAGAGCTGATCGCCACCCGCGACGCCCAGGCCGAGCAGGTGGCTCGCGAAATGCTCAGCCACACCGTGACCGCCATGACCTACGCCGCCACCGACCAGGAGCAGAAGGTGGCCTCGTGATAGCCACCGTCCTCTACGCGGTACCCGTGTTCCTCCTGCTGCTGATCCTCGAAGTGATGTCCTACCACTTCCTGCCCGACGACGAACGTGGCTACGAGGCCCGCGACACCGCCACCAGCCTGTCCATGGGCATCGGAAGCCTGCGCGGGGCTACGGACCGGCAGTGGAAACGGCCGAGCTAGGGCAGTCGCCAGTCCACGGGCTGGCTGCCCTGCTTGACCAGCAGGTCGTTCGCGCGGCTGAACGGCCGGGAGCCGAAGAAGCCGTAGCTCGCCGACATCGGGCTCGGGTGCGCCGACTCGACCGCCGGCACCTGCCCCAGCAGCGGGCGCAGGTTGCGGGCGTCCCGGCCCCACAGGATCGCCACCAGCGGGCCGCCCCGGGCCACCAGGGCGCGGATCGCCTGCTCGGTGACCTCTTCCCAGCCCTTGCCCCGGTGCGCCGCCGGCTTACCGGGCGCCGTCGTCAGCGCCCGGTTCAGCAGCAGCACGCCCTGCTGCGTCCACGGCGTCAGGTCCCCGTTGCCGGGCGGCGGGCAGCCGAGGTCCTCGCCCATCTCCCGGTAGATGTTGATCAGACTGCCGGGCAGCGGCCGCACCTCGGGCGCCACCGAGAAGCTCAGGCCCACCGCGTGACCGGGCGTCGGGTACGGGTCCTGACCGACGATCAGTACCCGGACGTCGGCGAACGGCTGCTGGAACGCCCGCAGCACGTTCGGCCCGGCCGGCAGGTACGTCCGGCCTGCGGCGATCTCCGCGCGCAGGAAGTCACCCATGGCGGCGATCCGCCCGGCCACTGGTGCCAGGGCCTCGGCCCAGCCGGGTTCGACGATCTCATGCAACGGACGCGGTGCCATGAAGTCACCCTATCGGCCCAGGCCGACAGTCCTCACCCCACCGGCCGCCCGCGCAGCACCACCAGCTGCGGGTCGGCCAGCACCCCGATGTCGGCGCGCGGGTCGGCGGCGTAGACCACCAGGTCGGCGGGAGCGCCCTCGGTCAGCCCGTCCCGGCCGAGCCAGGCCCGGGCTCCCCAACTCGCGGCGCTGAGCGCCTCGGTGGCGGTGAGGCCGGCCTTGACCAGTTCGGCGGCCTCGGCGGCGACCAGGCCGTGGGCGAGTGAGCCGCCCGCGTCGGTGCCGACGTAGATCGGGATGCCGGCCTCGTGCGCGGCGCCGACGGTCTGGTAGCGGCGCTCGTGCAGTCGGCGCATGTGGGCCGACCAGGCCGGGAACTTGGCCTCGCCGCCGTCGGCCAGCTTGGGGAAGGTGGCGATGTTGACCAGGGTCGGCACGATCGCCACGCCGCGTTCGGCGAAGACCGGGATCAACTCCTCGGTCAGGCCGGTGGCGTGCTCCACGCAGTCGATCCCGGCGGCCAATAGGTCGGGCAGCGACTCGGCGGCGAAGCAGTGCGCGGTGACCCGCGCGCCCTCGGCGTGCGCCGCCGCGATGGCCTCGCGCAGTGCGTCGCCCGGCCAGCAGGCCGTCAGGTCGCCGCGCTCCCGGTCGATCCAGTCACCGACCAGCTTGACCCAGCCGTCACCGCGCCGGGCCTCCTGCACCACGTAGGCGGTGAGGTCGCCGGGCTCGATCTCATGGGCGTAGTTGCGGATGTAGCGCTTGGTCCGGGCGATGTGCCGGCCGGCCCGGATGATCTTCGGCAGGTCCTCGCGGTCGTCGACCCAGCGGGTGTCGGCCGCCGAGCCGGCGTCGCGGATCAGCAGGGTGCCGGCATCCCGGTCGGTGAGCGCCTGCTTCTCGCTGGTGGCCTCGTCGACCGCGCCGTGCGCGTCCAGGCCGACGTGGCAGTGCGCGTCGACCAGGCCGGGCAGCACCCAGCCGGTGACGGTGCGCACATCACGCGCGCCGGCCGGCGGCGAGAAGCTCACCCGCCCGTCCAGCACCCAGAGTTCGTCCCGGACCTCGTCCGGACCGACCAGGATCCGTCCCTTGATGTGCAGCACCGCGCCTTCCGTCATGTCCGGCACTCTACGACGCGAACGGCCTTGATAGGTCCCACGATTCGATCTTGACTGAACCATTGACTCGACATGACAAGACTGATTGACTACATGGCAGGCCCACCCCGTTGGAGCCGCCCGAGGTCGACCGTCCGCCCGGTCCGCCTCCCGGCCGCTCCCCGGCTCACCGCCCGCCGACGAGCCTGTTGCCGTCGCCAACCGGTGAGCCCGGCGCCCGGGCTCGGCGCGGCACCCCCCGTTCCCGCCGAGCCCGGGCGCACCCATGCCGTGGCGCGGAGTTCACGATCCCGTCAGCCGCCGGCCCGATTCCGCTCACCCGCCTTCGGCAGGGTCCTGGCAATCGGCCAAAGTTGGCTATACAACTTTGGGCCCACGGATCCTCCGTCGAAGGGCTCGCCATGCCTGACCCCACCGCCGCCGGCCCCGCCTACTGGCTGCGCGACAACTGCCCGTGCGCCGACTGCCGCGATCCGCGCAGCGGCCAGAAGCTGTTCCAGATCACCGACCTGCCCGCCGATCTGGCGGTCGCGGCCGCCACCGAGGCGGCCGACGGCCGGCTCGAGGTGCTCTGGTCGGACGGCCACCGCTCAACCTACCCGCCGGGCCGACGCACGGCGGATGACGGCGGCGACCGCCGTACCGAGTCCGGCAAACGGCTCTGGCGGGCCGCCGACTTCGTAGCCGGAATCCCGGAGGCCGACTGGTCGGCCCACCTCGCCGACCCCGCCGAGCGGGCGGCGGTGCTGCGCGCCGTGCAGCGGCTGGGCTTCGCGGTGCTGCGCGGGGTGCCGGCCGAGGAGCGGCAGGTGCTGGCGGTCGCGGAGAGCTTCGGCTTCGTGCGCCGCACCAACTACGGCGAGCTGTTCGACGTCCGGGTCGAGCCGAACCCCACCAACCTGGCCTTCTCCGCCGCCGCGATCGCACCGCACACCGACAACCCGTACCGCGACCCGGTGCCCACCGTGCAGTTGCTGCACTGCCTGGCCAACGAGGCCGAAGGTGGTGACTCCGCGCTGGTGGACGGCTTCCAGGCGGCCGCGTTGCTGCGCGCCGAGGCGCCGGACGACTTCGCGGTGCTCACCCGCACCCCGGTGCCGTTCGTCTACCGCGACCGGCACACCGAACTGCGGGCCGATCGGCCGCTGATCACCACCGATGGGTTGGGGCGGATCCGCGAAGTCCGGCTCAACAACCGCTCGATCGGCCAACTCGACTTGCCTGAGCATGAGTTGGAGAAGTTCTACGCCGCCTACCGACGGTTCGCCGAGATCACCCTGCGACCCGAACTGCAGCTGGCCTTCCGGCTGGCGCCCGGCGACTGCCTGGTCTTCGACAACACCCGGCTGCTGCACGCCCGCACCGCCTTCGAACGGGAGGGGCGACGCCATCTCCAGGGCTGCTACGCCGACTTGGACGCACTGGCGTCCACCCTGGCGGTGCTGGACCGGCGCACCGCCGCGCTGGACGAGCTGGCGGAACTGTTCGAGGGCGAGGGCGCCGGGGAGTACCTCGGCGAGGCGGTCACCCAGGCCGAGCACATGCTGCAGGCGGCCGCGCTGGCGCAGCAGGCGGGCGCGCCGGACGCCCTGGTGGCGGCGGCGCTGCTGCATGATGTCGGGCACTTCACAAGCGCCGTGACGGGCCGTCAGCTGATGGCGGGCCAGGACAACCGCCACAGCGAGACCGGTGCCGACTGGCTGGCGCAGTGGTTCCCGACGTCCGTCACCGAGCCGATCCGACTGCACGTGGCGGCCAAGCGCTACCTCTGCACGGTCGAACCGGCGTACCGGGCGCGGCTTTCCGAGGCGTCCGAGTACACCCTCCAGGTGCAGGGCGGCCCGCTGACCGAGGACCAGGCGGCCGCCTTCGCCGCGCTGCCCGGTGCGGCCGACGCCGTCGCGGTGCGCCGCTGGGACGACGCGGCCAAGACCGCGGGCACCGGCACTCCGTGCTTCGACGACTACCGGCCACTGCTGGCCCGGCTGATGGCCGAGCGGTGAGCCCTGCCGACGCACCCGCCCGGGCGCCGGCCCACCCGAGCGCTCAGTCGCCAGCCCAGTCGCCAGCTCGGCCGCCCGCTCAGTCGTCCGCTCGGGCGTGCCGCGAAAGCGCCGAGGTGGCAAGGGAGTTGTGCACGCTGAAGGCCACCATGCCGGGCAGGTAGCGGTCTTGGGACCACTCGACCGGGCGCCCGGTGGGGTCGGTGGTGCGGCGGCGCTCGCGCAGCAGCGGGGCGCCGCGCCGGCAGCCGAGCAGCCGGGCGTCGTCGCCGTTGGCGGTGACCACGTCGATGGTGTGGTCGGCGTCGGTGAACAGGATGCCGTGCTCCCGCAGGTGTTCGGTGTGCGAGACCACGTCGGCCGGCAACTGGGCCACCAGCACGCCGACATGCGGCGGGTAGATGGTGCGCTCCACCATCACCGGGGTGCCGGAGAGGGTGCGCAGCCGCAGCGTCACATAGACCTCGGCGCCCGGCTCCAGGCGCAGTTGCTCGCGCTCGGCGGCATCGGCCGGCCGGCGCAGCAGCGACTCCAGGCGGCCGCCCGGCTCCTCGCCCATCGAGCGCGCCCAGTGGGTGAAGCTGAGCAGTTCGGAGAAGCTCTGCACCCGGGCGTTGCCGAGCACCACCCGCCGGGTGCCGCGCCGCGAGGTGACCAGCCCGTCGGCCCGCAGCACCGCCAGTGCCTGACGGACGGTCCCCCGGGAGACGCCGTACCGCTCGGCCAGGGCCCCTCGGCGGGCAGCCGGCCGGCCTCGCCGTACGCGCCGGTGCTGATCGCCTCCCGCAGGTCGGCGGCGACCCGGCGGTAGAGCGCGCCGCTGGCCTCGGCCACCGTGGCGTGCTCCTCCGGGTTGCCGGGCTCGTCCTGTTGCATCGCGTTCTCCGTGAAGCTGTCTGTCACCGGGTCCCCCCAACTCATTGTCCTGCGTGCTGGGTGCGGCCGAGGACGATCCGACCTTATCGGCTCCCGGTGGACCGTTCGTGGTCCGCTTGGGCGGTTATGGCCCGAGCGAGCGCGACCGTTCCCGCAGCCGACCCCTGTTCTGGGGCGCCCGTTCACCTTCTGGTCACCGAGATCCGGCGTACTTGGCGGCGTCGGGCGAAGTTGGCTGACCAACTTGGCTCCCCGGCACTCCTCCCTGACGCAGCCAGCGCACCTGACGTGCGACCCTGCCGCACCTCGATCCAGGAGATCCTCCCGTGACCGTGCACCGCGCCCGTGCCGCCGCAGCTGCGGCCGTACTGACCGCCGCCGCGTTCTCCCTCACCGCCTGCGGCTCCGCGGGCTCGTCGTCGGCCACCACGGCCGGCGGCAAGAACATCACGACCGCCACCTCGGCCGCCGACCTCGGCGGGATGGACGCGCTGGTCGCGGCCGCGAAGAAGGAGGGCAACCTCCACGTCATCACGCTGCCGCGCGACTGGGCCAACTACGGCACGCTGATGGACAACTTCACCAAGAAGTACGGCATCAAGATCGAGGACGAGAACCCGGACGGCTCCAGCCAGGACGAGATCAACGCGATCACCTCCCGCAAGGGCCAGGACCGCGGCCCCGACGTGGTCGACGTGGGCACCGCGTTCGCCATCTCCGGCGCCCAGCAGGGCCTGTTCGCCCCGTACAAGGTGGCCGGCTACGACAGCATCCCGGCGACCATGAAGGCCGCCGACGCCACCTCGTACAACGACTACGGCGGCTACGTCTCGATCGGCTGCAACGCCAAGAAGGTCGCCGTCTGCCCGCAGACCTTCGCCGACCTGATGAAGCCCGACTACAAGGGCATGGTCGCGCTGAACGGCAACCCGACCAAGGCCAACGCCGCGCTCAACGCCGTCTGGGCCGCCTCCGTGGCCAACGGTGGCGGTCTGGACAACATCCAGCCCGGCATCGACTTCTTCGGCAAGCTGAAGGCGGCCGGCAACTTCAACCCGGTCGAGGCCACCTCCGCCACCGTGGAGAGCGGCGAGACCCCGATCACCATCGACTGGTCGTACCTGAACACCGGCTACACCAGCAAGCTGGCCCCGAAGGGCATCGACTGGAAGGTCGCCATTCCGTCGGACGGCATCTGGGCGAACTTCTACAACCAGGCCATCAGCAAGTACGCGCCGCACCCGGCCGCCGCCCGCCTGTGGGAGGAGTACCTCTACAGCGCCGAGGGCCAGAACGGCTTCCTGGGCGGCTTCGCCACCCCGGCGGAGTTCGACGCCATGAAGTCGGCCAACACGCTGGACGCCGCCCTGGCCGCCAAGGTGCCGGCCCCCGCCAAGCCGTTCACCACCTTCCCGACCCAGGCGCAGCAGGACACCGCCAAGGCCGCGGTGACCGCCAACTGGGCGAAGGCCATCGGGGGCTGAACCAAGCAATGACTACGGCTCCCACCCCGGTGCCGACTCCCGCCGCCGTTGACACCAACGGCGGCGGGGGTACCCCCGGTACCGCAACTCCCGCAACTCCGGCCGCCCCCACGGCCATCCGCCGTCGTCGCGGCGGCCGCGCCTGGCTCGGCGCGCTGCCCCTGCTGGTGTTCTTCGCCATCGGCTTCGGGCTGCCCGCCGTCGCGATCGCCATCGGCGCCTTCACCACCTCATCCGACGCCCCGGGCGGCGGCGGCCACTTCACCATGGCCAACCTCAGCGACTCGCTGCAGGGCGCCTACCTGACGGCGCTGCTCGGCAGTGTGAAGCTCTCCGCGCTGACCGCGCTGATCGGCACCGCGATCGGGCTCCCGCTGGCCCAGGCGGTGGCCACCTCCCGCTTCAAGTTCGTCCGCGAGACGGTGCTGGCCGGCTCCGGCGTGCTCGCCAACTTCGGCGGTGTGCCGCTGGCGTTCATGTTCGTCGCCACCCTCGGCAACGCGGGTGAGGTCACCACGTCGCTGGGCCTGAAGGACTACGGCTGGAGCCTGTACACCTTCAACGGGCTGGCGGTCGTCTACCTCTACTTCCTCATCCCGCTGATGATCCTCACCATCACCCCGGCCCTGGAGGGGCTGCGGGTGCAGTGGCGTGAGGCCGCGTACAACAACGGGGCGACGGTCTTCCAGTA
Protein-coding regions in this window:
- a CDS encoding ABC transporter substrate-binding protein codes for the protein MTVHRARAAAAAAVLTAAAFSLTACGSAGSSSATTAGGKNITTATSAADLGGMDALVAAAKKEGNLHVITLPRDWANYGTLMDNFTKKYGIKIEDENPDGSSQDEINAITSRKGQDRGPDVVDVGTAFAISGAQQGLFAPYKVAGYDSIPATMKAADATSYNDYGGYVSIGCNAKKVAVCPQTFADLMKPDYKGMVALNGNPTKANAALNAVWAASVANGGGLDNIQPGIDFFGKLKAAGNFNPVEATSATVESGETPITIDWSYLNTGYTSKLAPKGIDWKVAIPSDGIWANFYNQAISKYAPHPAAARLWEEYLYSAEGQNGFLGGFATPAEFDAMKSANTLDAALAAKVPAPAKPFTTFPTQAQQDTAKAAVTANWAKAIGG
- a CDS encoding uracil-DNA glycosylase — encoded protein: MAPRPLHEIVEPGWAEALAPVAGRIAAMGDFLRAEIAAGRTYLPAGPNVLRAFQQPFADVRVLIVGQDPYPTPGHAVGLSFSVAPEVRPLPGSLINIYREMGEDLGCPPPGNGDLTPWTQQGVLLLNRALTTAPGKPAAHRGKGWEEVTEQAIRALVARGGPLVAILWGRDARNLRPLLGQVPAVESAHPSPMSASYGFFGSRPFSRANDLLVKQGSQPVDWRLP
- the tmpA gene encoding 2-trimethylaminoethylphosphonate dioxygenase, whose product is MPDPTAAGPAYWLRDNCPCADCRDPRSGQKLFQITDLPADLAVAAATEAADGRLEVLWSDGHRSTYPPGRRTADDGGDRRTESGKRLWRAADFVAGIPEADWSAHLADPAERAAVLRAVQRLGFAVLRGVPAEERQVLAVAESFGFVRRTNYGELFDVRVEPNPTNLAFSAAAIAPHTDNPYRDPVPTVQLLHCLANEAEGGDSALVDGFQAAALLRAEAPDDFAVLTRTPVPFVYRDRHTELRADRPLITTDGLGRIREVRLNNRSIGQLDLPEHELEKFYAAYRRFAEITLRPELQLAFRLAPGDCLVFDNTRLLHARTAFEREGRRHLQGCYADLDALASTLAVLDRRTAALDELAELFEGEGAGEYLGEAVTQAEHMLQAAALAQQAGAPDALVAAALLHDVGHFTSAVTGRQLMAGQDNRHSETGADWLAQWFPTSVTEPIRLHVAAKRYLCTVEPAYRARLSEASEYTLQVQGGPLTEDQAAAFAALPGAADAVAVRRWDDAAKTAGTGTPCFDDYRPLLARLMAER
- a CDS encoding amidohydrolase family protein, with protein sequence MTEGAVLHIKGRILVGPDEVRDELWVLDGRVSFSPPAGARDVRTVTGWVLPGLVDAHCHVGLDAHGAVDEATSEKQALTDRDAGTLLIRDAGSAADTRWVDDREDLPKIIRAGRHIARTKRYIRNYAHEIEPGDLTAYVVQEARRGDGWVKLVGDWIDRERGDLTACWPGDALREAIAAAHAEGARVTAHCFAAESLPDLLAAGIDCVEHATGLTEELIPVFAERGVAIVPTLVNIATFPKLADGGEAKFPAWSAHMRRLHERRYQTVGAAHEAGIPIYVGTDAGGSLAHGLVAAEAAELVKAGLTATEALSAASWGARAWLGRDGLTEGAPADLVVYAADPRADIGVLADPQLVVLRGRPVG
- a CDS encoding ABC transporter permease; the encoded protein is MTTAPTPVPTPAAVDTNGGGGTPGTATPATPAAPTAIRRRRGGRAWLGALPLLVFFAIGFGLPAVAIAIGAFTTSSDAPGGGGHFTMANLSDSLQGAYLTALLGSVKLSALTALIGTAIGLPLAQAVATSRFKFVRETVLAGSGVLANFGGVPLAFMFVATLGNAGEVTTSLGLKDYGWSLYTFNGLAVVYLYFLIPLMILTITPALEGLRVQWREAAYNNGATVFQYWRHVALPVLLPSLLGGYVLLFGASFAAYATAEAMVGSSIPLISMQIGDALSGNVLVGQGNLALALGLDMIVVACLVMAIYLPLQRRSAKWLSS
- a CDS encoding GntR family transcriptional regulator, producing the protein MLRADGLVTSRRGTRRVVLGNARVQSFSELLSFTHWARSMGEEPGGRLESLLRRPADAAEREQLRLEPGAEVYVTLRLRTLSGTPVMVERTIYPPHVGVLVAQLPADVVSHTEHLREHGILFTDADHTIDVVTANGDDARLLGCRRGAPLLRERRRTTDPTGRPVEWSQDRYLPGMVAFSVHNSLATSALSRHARADD